One genomic region from Eublepharis macularius isolate TG4126 chromosome 18, MPM_Emac_v1.0, whole genome shotgun sequence encodes:
- the DUSP12 gene encoding dual specificity protein phosphatase 12 isoform X1: protein MVPVLPGLYLGCGLPGAEEVGRGGVTALLSVDSEPPGAAAEAALEAVLHVPLLDEPRSDLLSRLDDCAAFVGRARERGGAVLVRCHSGVSRSVAVVTAYLMKANHLPFEEAYAFVRALRPEAKMNEGFEWQLKLYEKMGCEVDVTSSIYKQYCLQKVTEKYPELRNLPRDVFAVDPSTIPQAPSYEALYKCRKCRRLLFRSSSILAHMEGKGPAAFAHKRLPDPTSFQHGSQSVCSSYFVEPVQWMEPALLGVLEGQLLCPKCSSKLGSFHWHGEQCSCGHWVTPAFQIHKSRVDEVRGLPVTSLQTAR from the exons ATGGTGCCGGTGCTTCCCGGCCTGTACTTGGGCTGCGGCCTGCCTGGCGCCGAGGAGGTCGGGCGGGGCGGCGTGACGGCGCTGCTGTCGGTGGACTCGGAGCCGCCCGGCGCTGCCGCCGAAGCCGCGCTGGAGGCGGTGCTGCACGTGCCGCTGCTGGACGAGCCCCGCAGCGACCTGCTGAGCCGCCTGGACGACTGCGCCGCCTTCGTCGGCCGCGCGCGGGAGCGGGGCGGGGCCGTGCTGGTGCGATG TCATTCTGGGGTCAGCCGAAGTGTTGCTGTTGTTACTGCTTATTTAATGAAAGCAAATCATCTCCCTTTTGAAGAGGCGTATGCCTTTGTCCGGGCCCTCAGACCAGAAGCCAA AATGAATGAAGGTTTTGAGTGGCAACTGAAACTCTATGAAAAAATGGGCTGTGAAGTTGATGTAACCAGTTCCATTTACAAACAATATTGTTTGCAGAAGGTTACAGAGAAATACCCAG AGCTACGCAACCTGCCACGAGATGTCTTTGCAGTTGACCCAAGCACTATACCTCAGGCTCCAAGTTATGAAGCTCTGTATAAGTGCAGGAAGTGCAG GCGTCTGCTCTTTCGGAGTTCAAGCATCCTGGCACACATGGAAGGCAAGGGGCCGGCTGCTTTTGCACACAAGAGACTTCCAGACCCTACCTCTTTTCAGCATGGTAGTCAGTCTGTTTGCAGTTCTTATTTTGTAGAGCCTGTACAGTGGATGGAGCCAGCCCTGCTAGGAGTGCTGGAAGGGCAG CTTCTGTGCCCCAAATGTTCTTCAAAGTTGGGCTCCTTCCACTGGCATGGTGAACAGTGTTCCTGTGGCCACTGGGTCACCCCCGCCTTCCAGATTCACAAGAGTCGTGTGGACGAAGTGAGAGGGCTTCCCGTGACCAGTCTGCAGACTGCAAGATGA
- the DUSP12 gene encoding dual specificity protein phosphatase 12 isoform X2: protein MVPVLPGLYLGCGLPGAEEVGRGGVTALLSVDSEPPGAAAEAALEAVLHVPLLDEPRSDLLSRLDDCAAFVGRARERGGAVLVRCHSGVSRSVAVVTAYLMKANHLPFEEAYAFVRALRPEAKMNEGFEWQLKLYEKMGCEVDVTSSIYKQYCLQKVTEKYPGNPLCSRRPFLHSFSKPSGGEMSYATCHEMSLQLTQALYLRLQVMKLCISAGSAGKASALSEFKHPGTHGRQGAGCFCTQETSRPYLFSAW, encoded by the exons ATGGTGCCGGTGCTTCCCGGCCTGTACTTGGGCTGCGGCCTGCCTGGCGCCGAGGAGGTCGGGCGGGGCGGCGTGACGGCGCTGCTGTCGGTGGACTCGGAGCCGCCCGGCGCTGCCGCCGAAGCCGCGCTGGAGGCGGTGCTGCACGTGCCGCTGCTGGACGAGCCCCGCAGCGACCTGCTGAGCCGCCTGGACGACTGCGCCGCCTTCGTCGGCCGCGCGCGGGAGCGGGGCGGGGCCGTGCTGGTGCGATG TCATTCTGGGGTCAGCCGAAGTGTTGCTGTTGTTACTGCTTATTTAATGAAAGCAAATCATCTCCCTTTTGAAGAGGCGTATGCCTTTGTCCGGGCCCTCAGACCAGAAGCCAA AATGAATGAAGGTTTTGAGTGGCAACTGAAACTCTATGAAAAAATGGGCTGTGAAGTTGATGTAACCAGTTCCATTTACAAACAATATTGTTTGCAGAAGGTTACAGAGAAATACCCAG GAAATCCTCTGTGTTCGAGGAGGCCCTTTTTGCACTCTTTCAGCAAACCTTCTGGGGGTGAGATG AGCTACGCAACCTGCCACGAGATGTCTTTGCAGTTGACCCAAGCACTATACCTCAGGCTCCAAGTTATGAAGCTCTGTATAAGTGCAGGAAGTGCAG GAAAGGCGTCTGCTCTTTCGGAGTTCAAGCATCCTGGCACACATGGAAGGCAAGGGGCCGGCTGCTTTTGCACACAAGAGACTTCCAGACCCTACCTCTTTTCAGCATGGTAG